A region of Methanocorpusculum labreanum Z DNA encodes the following proteins:
- a CDS encoding glycine betaine ABC transporter substrate-binding protein, producing the protein MIQKKKTLTLIVITGLLLMLVLFTAGCTSQTTEPAKEISIGYVTWDCAISSTNVMKQVFEEAGYDVTLVAVDAGPLYQALAKGDVDFTTTAWLPYTHESYWETYGDQIAYVNENIPGAARIGLVVPSYVTINSIDELNSVADKFGNQIIGIEPGAGITSRTEQAIDEYGLDYTLVTSSSAGMAAELGSAISKNEWIVVTGWSPHWKFSRYDLKFLEDPKGVYGGAEDIVTLARLGLETDDPEAYGILSRFQWTTEDITSVMNDIAGGMSETDAAKAWVKAHPDTVTYWINGTTT; encoded by the coding sequence ATGATTCAAAAGAAAAAAACATTAACTCTTATCGTAATTACAGGGCTCCTCTTAATGCTCGTTCTATTCACTGCGGGATGTACATCCCAGACAACAGAACCTGCTAAAGAGATAAGCATCGGATATGTCACATGGGATTGTGCTATCTCCAGTACGAATGTGATGAAACAGGTGTTCGAAGAGGCCGGATATGATGTCACGCTGGTCGCAGTCGATGCAGGTCCGCTGTATCAGGCACTTGCCAAAGGTGATGTCGATTTCACGACTACTGCATGGCTGCCTTATACGCATGAAAGTTACTGGGAAACCTATGGTGACCAAATCGCTTACGTCAATGAAAACATTCCGGGCGCTGCACGCATCGGTCTTGTCGTCCCGTCATATGTGACGATCAATTCGATTGACGAGCTGAACAGCGTTGCCGATAAGTTCGGGAACCAGATCATTGGTATCGAACCAGGAGCAGGTATTACATCCCGAACGGAACAGGCAATTGATGAGTATGGTCTCGATTACACTCTGGTCACCAGCAGCAGTGCTGGTATGGCGGCCGAACTCGGTTCAGCAATCAGCAAGAATGAGTGGATCGTTGTAACCGGATGGTCGCCTCACTGGAAATTCAGCCGGTATGATCTCAAGTTCCTTGAGGATCCGAAAGGAGTCTACGGCGGAGCTGAGGACATCGTAACGCTTGCACGTCTTGGTCTTGAGACCGATGACCCGGAGGCATATGGCATTCTCAGCCGATTCCAGTGGACTACTGAAGATATCACATCAGTCATGAATGATATCGCGGGCGGCATGTCCGAGACGGATGCGGCAAAAGCATGGGTCAAAGCACATCCTGACACTGTCACTTACTGGATCAACGGTACAACCACCTAA
- a CDS encoding sodium:solute symporter family protein has protein sequence MTVSTELTIGIVAFYLVMIIGIGYYGYRRTKKVEDYMVAGRNTHPAIIALSYGATFISTSAIIGFGGTSAQYGMSLMWLTVLCIVVGVIIAFICMGKRIRRIGKDLGALTYPELLGKMYGSKKIIYATGAIFVAAMPLYTAAVLIGGARFIETTLGIPYLTALLGFAGVVALYVVIGGLMAVMYTDAVQGAIMLVGMGVLLVLTYVYLGGIVAANNALESMSGLVPSTLSSMGMTGWTSMPEFGSPIWMTVITTLVLGVGVGVLAQPQLAVRFMTAKDGKSLNRAIPIGALFIVMMTGVAFTVGPLTNVYFMDKLGMLAIDAAGGNADLIIPLYINSAMPELFVIIFMLTLLSAAMSTLSSLLHTMGTTLGGDIFARMRGVRYSIRANQIGIMIMMIVSIILAVMMPGSIIARATAMFMGLCTAALLPAFVHGITSKNPSYLAAKWSMAVGAGGWLIWAVFCHTAESKMLGICNALFGVNSLVGSPWCYLDPLVVGVVLSVTVLLVLIPLDKKRITHEDQMKLI, from the coding sequence ATGACGGTAAGCACTGAGCTGACAATCGGCATCGTCGCATTCTACCTTGTGATGATCATAGGTATCGGATATTACGGATATAGGCGAACAAAAAAGGTAGAAGACTATATGGTTGCCGGACGAAATACGCATCCGGCTATAATTGCCCTATCCTATGGAGCCACGTTCATCAGTACATCCGCCATCATCGGGTTCGGCGGGACGTCGGCGCAATACGGTATGAGCCTGATGTGGCTGACCGTATTGTGTATCGTCGTTGGGGTGATCATCGCGTTCATCTGTATGGGAAAACGGATCAGACGGATCGGGAAAGATCTTGGGGCCCTGACATATCCCGAACTCCTCGGCAAGATGTACGGATCGAAGAAGATCATCTATGCAACCGGCGCGATTTTCGTTGCAGCAATGCCCCTTTATACTGCGGCCGTTCTGATAGGCGGGGCACGATTCATTGAAACTACACTCGGCATCCCGTACCTCACAGCCCTGCTTGGATTTGCCGGTGTTGTCGCGCTCTATGTCGTCATTGGCGGTTTGATGGCCGTCATGTACACAGATGCGGTACAGGGAGCTATTATGCTGGTTGGGATGGGAGTCCTGCTGGTTCTGACCTATGTATATCTTGGAGGTATAGTGGCAGCGAACAATGCGCTTGAGTCGATGAGCGGTCTTGTTCCAAGTACACTCTCATCTATGGGAATGACCGGTTGGACTTCGATGCCGGAGTTCGGCTCTCCCATTTGGATGACGGTCATTACGACACTCGTTCTCGGGGTTGGCGTGGGTGTTCTTGCCCAACCGCAGCTTGCGGTCAGGTTCATGACGGCAAAAGACGGAAAATCACTGAATCGGGCAATTCCAATCGGCGCTCTCTTCATCGTGATGATGACTGGAGTAGCCTTCACGGTCGGACCGCTGACGAATGTATATTTCATGGATAAACTTGGAATGCTGGCAATCGATGCTGCCGGGGGAAATGCAGATCTGATCATTCCGCTCTACATCAACTCGGCAATGCCCGAACTGTTCGTCATTATCTTTATGCTGACGCTGCTTTCGGCGGCCATGTCGACACTTTCATCTCTTCTGCATACTATGGGAACAACACTCGGCGGGGATATCTTTGCCAGAATGAGAGGTGTTCGTTACTCCATCAGAGCGAATCAGATCGGCATCATGATCATGATGATCGTCAGTATCATCCTCGCAGTAATGATGCCGGGAAGTATTATTGCACGTGCTACTGCCATGTTCATGGGGTTATGTACTGCTGCTCTTCTTCCGGCGTTTGTTCATGGAATCACCTCAAAGAATCCATCCTATCTCGCTGCGAAATGGAGTATGGCAGTTGGTGCCGGCGGCTGGCTTATTTGGGCGGTTTTCTGCCACACAGCGGAGTCGAAGATGCTTGGAATTTGCAATGCACTGTTTGGCGTCAACTCTCTGGTAGGATCGCCCTGGTGCTATCTCGATCCGCTGGTCGTCGGAGTCGTGCTTTCAGTTACTGTGCTTCTTGTCCTGATACCCTTGGACAAAAAGAGAATAACACATGAAGATCAGATGAAACTGATCTGA
- the mcrB gene encoding coenzyme-B sulfoethylthiotransferase subunit beta codes for MAKYKDVIDLYDDYGKLLRSNISLERISPLVNPAVKKIIDDTKRSVAVNLGGMQDGLKSGKIGKHQQILGRELDLDILGNIDAIEAKIKEYVSVESGDDTEIKRFNGGKLLLVKVPSARIAAAATYDAALTSVAAATTYAVVEQFNVDMFNANTVKAAAFGTYPVTMDLAGGACSMIMSIPQNNESLGYALRNIPANQTVMMTHRNAMQGAALASTFEHAGQFEMGNAIGPFERAQLLLFAYQGLNANNIVYDLVKANGQTGTVGTVVQSLVERAMEDNVITQAAAAKGGYFKPYETKDPMLWNAYASAGTLAATMVNAGAGRMAQAASSTLLYFNDLLEHETGLPGSDFGRVMGAGVGFSFFSHSIYGGGGPGIFNGNHVVTRHAAGVAMPCAVAACALDAGTQMFSPEGTAKIYGETFGKIEEFAHPIQAIAKVA; via the coding sequence ATGGCAAAATACAAGGATGTCATCGATTTATATGATGACTATGGTAAACTCTTACGGAGTAATATATCCCTTGAGCGGATCAGCCCGCTTGTAAACCCGGCAGTCAAGAAAATCATCGACGACACGAAACGTTCTGTTGCAGTCAACCTCGGCGGTATGCAGGATGGTCTGAAGTCGGGTAAGATCGGCAAGCACCAGCAGATCCTCGGACGTGAACTTGACCTTGATATCCTTGGAAACATCGACGCAATCGAAGCAAAGATCAAAGAGTATGTCTCTGTAGAATCTGGCGATGACACCGAGATCAAACGCTTCAACGGCGGAAAACTTCTGTTAGTGAAGGTCCCCTCAGCACGTATTGCTGCAGCAGCAACCTACGATGCAGCCCTCACCTCTGTCGCAGCAGCAACCACCTATGCAGTTGTCGAGCAGTTCAACGTTGACATGTTCAACGCAAACACCGTCAAAGCAGCAGCATTCGGTACCTACCCGGTCACGATGGATCTCGCAGGCGGAGCATGTTCTATGATCATGTCTATCCCCCAGAACAACGAGTCTCTCGGATATGCACTTCGTAACATTCCGGCAAACCAGACCGTAATGATGACCCACAGAAACGCAATGCAGGGTGCAGCCCTCGCATCCACCTTCGAGCATGCAGGTCAGTTCGAGATGGGTAACGCAATCGGTCCATTCGAGCGTGCACAGCTTTTACTCTTCGCATACCAGGGTCTGAACGCAAACAACATCGTCTACGATCTTGTTAAAGCAAACGGTCAGACCGGTACTGTTGGTACTGTCGTTCAGTCCTTAGTCGAGCGTGCAATGGAAGACAACGTCATCACTCAGGCAGCAGCAGCTAAAGGCGGATACTTCAAGCCCTACGAGACCAAGGACCCGATGCTCTGGAACGCCTATGCATCCGCCGGTACCCTCGCCGCAACCATGGTCAACGCAGGAGCAGGAAGAATGGCACAGGCAGCATCCTCCACCTTACTGTACTTCAACGACCTTCTTGAGCACGAAACCGGACTTCCGGGATCCGACTTTGGAAGAGTTATGGGAGCCGGTGTTGGTTTCTCCTTCTTCAGCCACTCCATCTACGGTGGAGGAGGACCGGGTATCTTCAACGGAAACCACGTCGTTACCCGTCACGCAGCAGGTGTCGCAATGCCTTGTGCAGTTGCAGCATGTGCACTTGATGCAGGTACTCAGATGTTCTCTCCGGAAGGAACCGCAAAGATCTACGGTGAAACCTTCGGTAAGATCGAAGAGTTTGCACACCCGATCCAGGCAATTGCAAAAGTTGCATAA
- a CDS encoding symporter small accessory protein, with protein sequence MLGISDPWVWMTYLICLIALLFCGIYGYMNWNKDSDDDDGKH encoded by the coding sequence ATGTTAGGCATCAGTGACCCGTGGGTATGGATGACATACCTCATCTGCTTGATAGCACTGCTATTCTGCGGAATTTACGGATATATGAATTGGAACAAGGACAGTGATGATGATGACGGTAAGCACTGA
- a CDS encoding cation transporter — MKKSFILENLDCAHCAAVMENGIRKIDGVHDASISFMTRRLVLDADDGRFPDILKEAKVICKRVEPDCVIME, encoded by the coding sequence ATGAAAAAGAGTTTCATACTGGAAAATCTTGACTGCGCACATTGTGCAGCTGTTATGGAGAACGGAATCAGAAAAATCGACGGCGTCCATGATGCAAGTATCAGTTTCATGACCAGACGGCTTGTTCTCGATGCTGATGATGGGAGATTTCCCGATATCCTGAAAGAAGCTAAGGTCATCTGCAAACGGGTCGAACCGGACTGTGTCATTATGGAGTAA
- a CDS encoding ABC transporter permease: MELPKIPIGDAVEAIVDWIETYFSWLLDAISDGLRVLVNGLEDILLAVPAPVLIALTGVIVWFVTRHDIKMTILTMLGLVLIWDLGLWDLSMLTVVLVLIATVIALALSIPIGIGAARSDTLNAALRPILDFMQTMPSFVYLIPAVIFFGLGSVPGIIATVIFAMPPALRLTTLGIRQVPVELIEVADAFGATPRQKLFKVQLPVALPTIMAGVNQCIMLALSMTVIASMIGAGGLGYQVLVGIQRVDIGMGFEAGLAIVILAIIFDRITQNLVPKYGKK, translated from the coding sequence ATGGAATTACCTAAGATCCCGATTGGCGATGCTGTTGAAGCGATTGTCGACTGGATAGAGACGTATTTTTCCTGGCTGCTTGACGCGATCAGCGATGGTCTGCGTGTTCTTGTGAATGGACTCGAGGATATTCTCCTCGCAGTACCTGCACCGGTGCTGATCGCTCTTACGGGTGTTATCGTATGGTTCGTTACGCGTCACGACATCAAAATGACGATCCTTACGATGCTCGGCCTTGTCCTGATATGGGATCTCGGCCTCTGGGATCTATCAATGCTCACCGTGGTCCTTGTTCTCATCGCGACGGTGATCGCACTGGCGCTTTCGATTCCCATCGGCATCGGGGCTGCGAGGAGCGATACGCTGAATGCGGCTCTCCGTCCGATTCTCGATTTCATGCAGACGATGCCGTCATTCGTGTACCTTATTCCAGCCGTGATCTTCTTTGGTCTCGGCAGCGTACCCGGCATCATTGCAACGGTGATTTTTGCCATGCCTCCTGCATTGCGTCTCACGACGCTTGGTATCCGGCAGGTCCCCGTTGAGCTGATAGAGGTGGCGGATGCATTCGGCGCAACTCCCAGACAAAAATTGTTCAAGGTTCAGCTTCCGGTTGCTCTTCCAACGATCATGGCCGGGGTCAATCAGTGTATAATGCTTGCCCTTTCGATGACCGTCATCGCCTCTATGATCGGTGCGGGTGGACTCGGGTATCAGGTTCTGGTTGGAATCCAAAGAGTGGATATCGGCATGGGATTCGAAGCAGGACTTGCTATCGTTATCCTTGCAATTATCTTTGACAGGATCACCCAGAATCTTGTTCCAAAATACGGGAAAAAGTGA
- the mcrA gene encoding coenzyme-B sulfoethylthiotransferase subunit alpha yields the protein MAKVEKTQKLFLDALKQKFPKQDVASVQTEFYKFNGVQQSPRKREFMAENKKIEAARGISMYDPEHCHLGGIPMGQRQLMTYEVSGTGTFVEGDDLHFVNNAAMQQMWDDIRRTVIVSMDMAHQTLQKRLGKEVTPETINEYLHVVNHAMPGGAVVQEHMVETHPGLTDDCYVRVFTGDQELADNLEPQFVIDVEKLFPKKQAEALQAAVGKSLWQCVHMPTIVGRTCDGGTTSRWSAMQIGMSFIAAYRMCAGEAAVADLSFAAKHAGVINMAHHLPARRARGPNEPGGMLFGNFSDMIQADRVNPNDPAKASLENVAAGAMLFDQIWLGSYMSGGVGFTQYATAAYTDNILDDFVYSGMDYIHDKYKVDLKNPNPNDKVKATQEVVNDIATEVNLYGMEQYEQFPTMMEDHFGGSQRAAVLAAASGITTSIATGNSNAGLNGWYLSMLLHKDGWSRLGFFGYDLQDQCGSANSLSIRPDEGCIGEFRGPNYPNYAMNVGHQGEYAAIGAAAHFGRGDAWTLSPLIKICFADPALKFDFAHPRAEFAKGAIREFMPAGERSLIIPAQ from the coding sequence ATGGCAAAAGTAGAAAAGACCCAGAAACTTTTCCTTGATGCACTCAAGCAGAAGTTCCCAAAACAGGACGTTGCATCTGTTCAGACAGAGTTCTACAAGTTTAACGGCGTCCAGCAGTCTCCTCGTAAGAGAGAGTTCATGGCCGAGAACAAAAAGATCGAAGCTGCACGTGGAATCTCCATGTACGACCCGGAACACTGCCACCTTGGCGGTATCCCGATGGGTCAGCGCCAGCTGATGACCTACGAAGTCTCCGGCACTGGAACCTTCGTTGAGGGTGATGACCTTCACTTCGTCAACAATGCTGCCATGCAGCAGATGTGGGATGATATCCGCAGAACCGTAATCGTGTCCATGGACATGGCCCACCAGACCCTGCAGAAGCGTCTCGGCAAGGAAGTTACTCCTGAAACCATCAACGAGTATCTCCACGTCGTCAACCACGCAATGCCCGGAGGCGCCGTCGTTCAGGAACACATGGTCGAGACCCACCCGGGACTTACCGACGACTGTTACGTCCGTGTGTTTACCGGTGACCAGGAACTCGCCGACAACCTCGAGCCCCAGTTCGTCATCGACGTCGAGAAGCTCTTCCCGAAGAAGCAGGCTGAAGCCCTTCAGGCAGCAGTCGGCAAATCCCTCTGGCAGTGTGTCCACATGCCGACCATCGTCGGCCGTACCTGCGATGGAGGAACTACCTCCCGCTGGTCCGCCATGCAGATCGGTATGTCCTTCATTGCCGCATACCGTATGTGCGCCGGTGAAGCAGCCGTTGCTGACCTGTCCTTTGCAGCAAAGCACGCTGGTGTCATCAACATGGCCCACCACCTGCCTGCACGCCGTGCACGCGGTCCGAACGAGCCCGGAGGAATGCTCTTTGGTAACTTCTCCGATATGATCCAGGCAGACCGTGTCAACCCGAACGACCCGGCAAAAGCATCCCTGGAAAATGTCGCAGCAGGAGCCATGCTCTTCGACCAGATCTGGCTCGGATCCTATATGTCCGGCGGTGTCGGTTTCACCCAGTACGCAACTGCAGCATACACGGATAACATCCTTGATGACTTTGTATACAGCGGAATGGACTACATCCACGACAAGTACAAGGTTGACCTCAAGAACCCGAACCCGAACGACAAAGTCAAAGCAACCCAGGAAGTTGTCAACGACATCGCAACCGAAGTCAACCTTTACGGTATGGAACAGTATGAACAGTTCCCGACCATGATGGAAGACCACTTCGGCGGTTCCCAGCGTGCAGCAGTTCTTGCAGCAGCATCCGGTATCACCACTTCCATTGCAACCGGAAACTCCAACGCCGGTCTCAACGGCTGGTATCTGTCCATGCTTCTCCACAAAGACGGATGGTCCAGACTTGGTTTCTTCGGCTACGACCTGCAGGACCAGTGCGGTTCCGCAAACTCACTCTCCATCAGACCCGACGAGGGCTGTATCGGCGAGTTCCGTGGACCGAACTACCCGAACTATGCAATGAACGTCGGTCACCAGGGAGAATACGCAGCCATCGGAGCAGCAGCCCACTTCGGCCGCGGCGACGCATGGACGCTCTCCCCGCTGATCAAGATCTGTTTCGCAGACCCGGCCCTGAAGTTCGACTTCGCCCACCCGCGTGCAGAATTCGCCAAAGGAGCAATCCGCGAATTTATGCCTGCTGGTGAGAGATCCCTCATCATCCCGGCACAGTAA
- the mcrG gene encoding coenzyme-B sulfoethylthiotransferase subunit gamma: MAYTPQYGPGTSRVAEVRRNQMNPNVKLDKIRNITDEDLVLIMGHRAPGQAYPSAHPPLAEQGEPDCPIRKLVQPTEGAKAGDRVRYIQFADSMLNAPCQPYQRTYLEMYRYRGIDPGTLSGRQIVECRERDLEGYARELVESSLFDPATVGIRGATVHGHSLRLAENGMMFDAVQRCILDTDGVVKYVKDQVAIPLDRKVAVGKPMDAAWLKENTPMFHSLVGTPFRADSEYVAYVQRIHALRTKYGFMPKEA, from the coding sequence ATGGCATATACACCACAATACGGGCCGGGAACTTCCCGCGTCGCGGAAGTTCGTCGCAACCAGATGAACCCGAACGTAAAGCTCGATAAGATTCGCAACATTACCGATGAGGACCTTGTCCTTATCATGGGACACCGTGCACCAGGACAGGCATACCCGTCGGCACACCCCCCACTCGCAGAGCAGGGAGAACCCGACTGCCCGATCCGCAAACTCGTTCAGCCGACCGAAGGCGCAAAAGCCGGTGACCGTGTCAGATACATTCAGTTCGCTGACTCTATGCTGAACGCACCATGTCAGCCTTACCAGAGAACCTATCTCGAGATGTACCGCTACCGTGGTATCGACCCGGGAACTCTCTCCGGCCGTCAGATCGTCGAGTGCCGCGAGCGTGATCTTGAAGGATACGCACGCGAACTTGTTGAGAGCAGCCTCTTTGACCCGGCGACTGTCGGTATCCGCGGTGCAACCGTGCATGGACACTCACTCCGTCTCGCAGAGAACGGTATGATGTTCGATGCAGTTCAGAGATGTATCCTTGACACCGACGGTGTTGTAAAGTACGTCAAAGATCAGGTAGCAATTCCACTCGACCGCAAAGTTGCTGTCGGTAAACCGATGGATGCAGCCTGGCTGAAAGAGAACACTCCGATGTTCCACTCCCTTGTCGGAACTCCATTCCGTGCCGACAGTGAATATGTTGCATACGTTCAGCGTATCCACGCCCTCCGTACCAAATACGGATTCATGCCCAAGGAGGCCTGA
- a CDS encoding heavy metal translocating P-type ATPase, with translation MVVTLTKKQRRSLNRIIAASILFAGAVLLTEFAVFPESYSLYAEFFLFLSVYLVIGGDVLLRAGKNIIHGNVFDEHFLMSIATIGAFCLGQYPEAVAVMLFYQVGELFQSYAVEKSRRSIADLMDISPDHAYIEQDGAIISVDPGILQVGDHIVIKAGDRVPVDGVVIAGMSALDTASLTGESLPRNVGVGDKVISGCINISGVLHVRVEKPLSESTVTRILELVENAAGKKAKTEQFITRFSRYYTPVVVLAAVILSVIPPLILAEPFTIWIERALIFLVVSCPCALVISVPLSFFGGIGGASRSGILVKGSSYLEALSKTDTIVFDKTGTLTNGSFSVTDIHPIGISERDLLEIAAHAETYSSHPIAVSLRVAYQQPVSTDNLTDVSEYAGHGVSAMYLGRRITVGNAGYLQEQGVTIDDGSKEGSLIHVAIDGRYAGWLRLADTIKPTAVQAVAELKRRGIHRIIMLTGDAPPAAAAIARELGIDEYYASLLPQDKVSALEKILAEQQVGRMAAFVGDGINDAPVIMRADLGIAMGSLGSDAAIEAADIVLMDDDPMKIISAVHISHKTMHIVFQNIVFALGVKFFVLLLAALGIANMWEAVFADVGVAFIAILNAMRTLKSR, from the coding sequence ATGGTTGTTACTCTCACAAAAAAACAGCGGCGATCCCTCAACCGGATCATTGCTGCTTCGATTCTCTTTGCCGGAGCTGTTTTGCTCACAGAATTTGCTGTCTTTCCAGAATCATACTCGCTGTATGCCGAGTTTTTCCTGTTCCTCTCCGTTTATCTTGTGATCGGCGGGGATGTCCTTCTGCGTGCCGGCAAAAATATTATCCACGGAAATGTTTTTGATGAACATTTTCTGATGTCGATTGCGACGATCGGAGCATTCTGCCTTGGCCAGTATCCCGAGGCTGTTGCCGTGATGCTTTTTTACCAGGTCGGAGAACTGTTTCAGAGTTATGCGGTGGAAAAATCCCGCAGATCGATCGCAGACCTGATGGATATCAGTCCGGACCATGCATATATCGAGCAGGATGGGGCAATCATCTCTGTTGACCCAGGCATCCTCCAGGTCGGAGACCATATCGTTATCAAAGCTGGAGACAGGGTACCTGTCGACGGTGTGGTGATCGCAGGTATGTCGGCGTTGGATACAGCATCCCTTACCGGAGAATCTCTGCCCCGCAATGTCGGTGTCGGCGATAAGGTGATCAGCGGATGCATCAATATCAGCGGCGTGCTTCATGTCCGGGTAGAAAAGCCGCTGAGTGAATCGACCGTCACACGTATTCTTGAACTGGTGGAGAATGCGGCTGGTAAAAAAGCCAAAACCGAGCAGTTCATCACAAGATTTTCGCGGTATTATACTCCCGTCGTCGTCCTCGCTGCAGTGATTCTTTCCGTGATACCTCCGTTGATTCTCGCCGAGCCGTTTACCATCTGGATAGAGCGAGCTTTGATCTTCCTCGTCGTCTCCTGTCCGTGTGCCCTTGTTATTTCTGTCCCTCTCAGTTTTTTTGGCGGGATCGGGGGTGCTTCACGATCTGGAATACTCGTGAAAGGAAGCAGCTATCTTGAGGCTTTGTCGAAAACCGACACGATTGTCTTCGATAAAACAGGCACTCTTACCAACGGGAGTTTTTCCGTTACCGATATACATCCGATTGGAATTTCTGAAAGAGACCTGCTGGAAATTGCCGCACATGCCGAAACCTACAGTAGTCATCCGATCGCCGTTTCGTTACGGGTGGCATATCAGCAGCCGGTCAGCACTGACAATCTGACGGATGTTTCCGAGTATGCGGGCCATGGTGTTTCTGCAATGTATCTTGGTCGCCGGATTACTGTTGGAAACGCCGGATATCTGCAGGAACAGGGGGTCACCATTGATGATGGTTCCAAGGAGGGATCACTGATCCATGTTGCCATTGATGGAAGATACGCCGGATGGTTAAGGCTTGCCGACACAATCAAACCCACTGCCGTTCAGGCAGTGGCCGAATTGAAAAGACGTGGTATTCATCGAATTATTATGCTTACCGGCGATGCTCCACCTGCAGCGGCCGCAATTGCCCGTGAGCTGGGAATTGACGAGTATTACGCGTCCCTCCTCCCTCAGGACAAGGTCTCGGCACTGGAAAAAATTCTGGCAGAACAGCAGGTAGGACGAATGGCAGCATTCGTTGGAGACGGCATCAATGATGCTCCGGTCATTATGCGTGCCGATCTCGGTATTGCGATGGGATCTCTTGGATCCGATGCAGCTATCGAAGCGGCCGATATTGTCCTGATGGATGATGACCCAATGAAAATCATATCTGCGGTACATATCTCACACAAGACGATGCATATCGTTTTCCAGAACATCGTGTTCGCCCTCGGAGTAAAGTTTTTCGTGCTGCTTCTAGCCGCCCTGGGAATTGCAAATATGTGGGAAGCAGTTTTTGCAGACGTTGGCGTCGCATTCATCGCGATACTGAACGCGATGAGAACGCTGAAAAGCAGATAA